The following coding sequences lie in one Leptospira inadai serovar Lyme str. 10 genomic window:
- a CDS encoding efflux RND transporter permease subunit, whose translation MIEKLIRFSIKNRILILVLTGIVTAIGLFNAYQLSIDAIPDITNVQVSVVTQSPGLSPIEVEQFITYPIEMELTGVPNVTEIRSISRTGVSSVTAIFKDGTDIYLARQLINERLRAVESVIPKGYGSPELSPIATGLGDIYEFVLTSDRHTPEELRTYMDWELAREIKSVEGIIDVNIIGGNAKQYQIKIDPHRLAVHNITLSQLCEKLESANQNTGGGYISKGAEQIVIRGESQFKTVEEIRNVAVKTERDGVPLLLGQIAEVETGRALRFGLITKDGKGEVVGATAMMLMGQNSLEVVKRVKERIEQLKTRLPAGMQIITFYDRSEFIGRTLGTIFTNLAEAGILVIFILILAMGTVKGALLVSLAIPIPMLVATIFMRMFGIVGNLMSLGALDFGLLVDGAIVMLESILHGFIFRKAFYELQNTQEDQDLAAEQIITEACVRVARAATFSVAIILLVYLPLMTLEGVEGRMFQPMAMTVAISLAVALVFTLTTFPAAASIIFREPVFHHSKYWDKITGKYLELLDFGMKNKSLFLRAGVGIFALSLLLGSTLGSEFLPRIDEGEFAIDIKRLPSTSLNYSRETNTELEKVIGKFPEVVSVVSRMGRGESAAEPVGTEEGEAMVKLRPVKEWTDASSREELMDKMKDAILDSVPSTTIALSQPIENRVNALLSGSKADVVVKIYGDDLQVLKDTAAKFAEKIKKVPGAADLRVQRVLGLPLIEIKADRQKMARYGVEAEEILTTVEALRIGRTAGKVFEGFKRFDLVVRLQLDVSDLSEVENIPVMTSGGITIPLGQVATIQFEEGPAAIYREALKRRIMVEANVRGRDLVGFVNEAQKATAELEQTLPDGYRTDWGGQFENFTRAKNRLLFVVPIALAIIFFMLMAAFGNVYYALGVFIVVPLAISGGIIGLVVRGLPFSIPAGVGFIAVSGIAVLNGVVYASTLREELAKGLRIGVAVITAGVNSLRPVMTTEIIAAVGFLPMAMSTMAGAEVQRPLATVVIFGIIVATVLSRVLLPIVMEYLLNVYQHREERKALDKKRLEAEFQKTHHKNHVSIPIEPHSWENHSEIDNSDEEEQPPKKTKKSSKTKNN comes from the coding sequence ATGATCGAAAAATTAATACGATTTTCCATCAAGAACCGAATTCTAATTCTAGTTTTAACCGGAATTGTCACGGCAATCGGCTTATTTAATGCGTACCAACTCTCGATAGACGCTATTCCGGATATCACCAACGTGCAAGTTTCGGTGGTAACTCAATCTCCGGGCTTATCGCCCATAGAAGTAGAGCAGTTCATCACGTATCCGATTGAAATGGAACTGACAGGAGTCCCGAACGTAACGGAAATCCGTTCCATTTCTCGCACAGGAGTCAGCAGCGTTACCGCAATCTTTAAAGATGGAACGGATATTTATCTAGCGAGACAACTCATTAATGAACGACTTCGGGCAGTGGAAAGCGTTATCCCGAAAGGATACGGATCTCCCGAACTCTCTCCGATCGCGACGGGACTAGGAGACATTTACGAGTTCGTTTTAACAAGCGATCGTCATACTCCCGAAGAACTCAGAACCTATATGGATTGGGAACTCGCGCGGGAAATTAAATCCGTCGAAGGGATTATCGACGTAAATATCATCGGGGGGAATGCGAAGCAGTACCAAATCAAAATCGATCCTCATAGACTCGCAGTCCATAATATCACGCTCTCTCAGCTTTGCGAGAAATTGGAATCCGCTAATCAGAATACCGGAGGCGGGTATATATCCAAAGGAGCGGAGCAGATCGTTATCAGAGGGGAAAGCCAGTTTAAAACCGTGGAGGAGATTCGTAATGTCGCGGTAAAAACCGAGAGAGATGGAGTTCCACTCTTACTAGGTCAAATCGCGGAGGTGGAAACCGGACGAGCCCTGCGCTTCGGGTTGATTACAAAGGACGGTAAAGGAGAGGTTGTCGGAGCGACGGCAATGATGCTCATGGGGCAAAACTCTCTGGAGGTCGTAAAGAGAGTCAAGGAAAGAATCGAGCAATTAAAAACCAGACTTCCTGCCGGGATGCAAATCATAACCTTTTATGATCGATCCGAATTTATCGGCAGAACCCTCGGAACGATTTTCACAAACCTAGCCGAAGCAGGAATCTTAGTTATTTTCATATTGATTCTAGCAATGGGAACCGTTAAAGGCGCGTTACTAGTCAGCCTAGCCATACCGATTCCGATGCTAGTGGCTACTATCTTTATGAGAATGTTCGGAATTGTAGGAAACTTGATGTCCTTGGGAGCCTTGGATTTCGGCCTTCTCGTGGACGGTGCCATCGTCATGCTCGAATCTATACTCCACGGATTCATTTTCCGAAAAGCGTTTTACGAATTACAAAACACTCAGGAAGATCAGGATCTTGCCGCCGAGCAAATTATAACCGAAGCCTGCGTAAGAGTAGCGAGAGCCGCCACGTTTTCGGTGGCCATCATCCTGCTCGTATATCTCCCTCTGATGACTTTGGAAGGTGTGGAGGGAAGAATGTTTCAACCGATGGCGATGACCGTCGCGATTTCCTTAGCGGTGGCTCTCGTATTCACCCTAACCACGTTTCCGGCCGCGGCCAGCATTATCTTTCGGGAACCGGTGTTTCATCACAGCAAATACTGGGATAAAATCACCGGCAAATATCTCGAACTTTTGGATTTCGGAATGAAAAACAAAAGTTTATTTCTTCGTGCAGGCGTGGGAATATTCGCCCTTTCCTTACTTTTAGGTTCGACCCTCGGCTCGGAATTCTTACCCAGAATCGACGAAGGTGAATTCGCAATCGATATTAAACGACTTCCTTCCACATCGTTGAACTACTCCAGGGAAACGAACACGGAACTGGAGAAAGTGATCGGAAAGTTTCCGGAAGTAGTAAGCGTAGTCTCGAGAATGGGAAGAGGAGAATCCGCCGCCGAACCTGTCGGAACGGAAGAAGGGGAAGCGATGGTAAAACTTCGTCCCGTTAAGGAATGGACCGACGCTTCTTCTCGCGAAGAGTTGATGGATAAAATGAAAGACGCGATCCTAGACTCCGTTCCGTCCACTACGATCGCACTTTCCCAGCCGATCGAAAATAGGGTAAATGCCTTGTTGTCCGGATCCAAAGCGGACGTCGTCGTTAAAATCTACGGCGACGATTTGCAGGTGCTAAAAGATACTGCGGCCAAATTCGCCGAGAAAATTAAAAAAGTTCCGGGTGCGGCGGATCTCCGAGTTCAACGGGTTTTAGGACTTCCGTTAATCGAAATCAAGGCGGATCGGCAAAAAATGGCGAGGTATGGGGTCGAAGCGGAGGAAATCCTGACGACCGTGGAAGCCTTGAGAATAGGGCGAACGGCCGGAAAGGTTTTTGAAGGCTTTAAACGCTTTGACCTAGTCGTCCGTCTCCAACTCGACGTATCCGATTTAAGCGAGGTGGAAAATATCCCCGTCATGACTTCCGGAGGAATAACGATCCCGCTCGGACAAGTAGCGACCATACAATTCGAAGAAGGACCTGCAGCCATTTATAGAGAAGCGTTGAAACGTCGGATCATGGTAGAAGCTAACGTTCGCGGAAGGGATCTAGTAGGTTTCGTAAACGAAGCCCAAAAAGCTACGGCGGAACTCGAGCAGACTTTACCGGACGGCTATAGAACGGATTGGGGAGGACAATTTGAAAATTTTACTCGAGCCAAAAATCGACTTTTATTCGTCGTTCCGATAGCGCTCGCAATTATTTTTTTCATGCTCATGGCAGCCTTCGGCAACGTCTACTATGCGTTAGGTGTCTTTATCGTAGTGCCTTTGGCGATTTCCGGGGGAATTATCGGCCTGGTGGTACGAGGACTCCCCTTTAGTATTCCTGCGGGTGTCGGTTTTATAGCTGTGAGCGGTATCGCAGTATTGAATGGAGTCGTTTATGCCTCGACGTTACGCGAAGAATTGGCTAAGGGATTACGGATTGGAGTCGCCGTAATCACCGCCGGGGTCAACTCTCTCAGACCCGTAATGACTACGGAAATAATCGCTGCCGTCGGTTTTCTCCCGATGGCCATGTCGACTATGGCCGGAGCCGAAGTCCAAAGGCCTTTAGCGACCGTAGTAATTTTCGGAATCATCGTCGCTACCGTACTTTCTCGCGTGTTGCTTCCGATCGTAATGGAATATTTGTTAAACGTTTATCAACACCGGGAAGAACGGAAGGCCCTGGATAAAAAAAGATTGGAAGCGGAGTTTCAAAAGACTCATCATAAAAACCACGTTTCGATTCCGATCGAACCCCACTCTTGGGAAAATCATTCCGAAATAGATAACTCCGATGAGGAAGAACAGCCACCCAAAAAGACAAAGAAATCTTCTAAAACGAAGAATAATTAA